A single region of the Acanthopagrus latus isolate v.2019 chromosome 11, fAcaLat1.1, whole genome shotgun sequence genome encodes:
- the foxe3 gene encoding forkhead box protein E3, giving the protein MNLANYSYFSGMCNMTAETQHSPSEASPVVMSPNVSLDSPLPQPPPPLMLQARSKDNVLIKSEPRGSSPGTEDGAALGQTEEHLPTGSRRRKRPVQRGKPPYSYIALIAMAIANSPERKLTLGGIYKFIMERFPFYRENSKKWQNSIRHNLTLNDCFVKIPREPGRPGKGNYWTLDPAAEDMFDNGSFLRRRKRFKRTDVSTYPGYMQSSSAFTPTPMGRPSYPNTLYAGIGSGYGSQLTATSPHPAMLHHYQTSAGVGQGQPRMFSIDNIISQQTVVQGGPGGELNSQALGLGGGDLGTMTSSCSVTGTDPSACFQSQTVNPSANMLSRSSGNLSSNLAAGYPYSSSASPPSLPAMTQSGFSPGSSQVYCNGNRLSLPALRPGSCAEHTEQLLGLSGPMNSYNNTYMRQANFASGLERYM; this is encoded by the coding sequence atgaaTCTGGCAAATTACTCTTACTTCTCTGGCATGTGCAACATGACCGCCGAGACGCAGCACTCGCCCTCCGAGGCGAGTCCTGTCGTCATGTCTCCAAACGTGAGCCTGGACTCGCCGCTGCCGCAGCCGCCGCCGCCCCTCATGCTGCAGGCCCGGTCCAAGGACAATGTCCTGATCAAGTCCGAGCCCCGGGGGAGCAGTCCCGGCACGGAGGACGGGGCCGCCCTGGGCCAGACCGAGGAGCACCTGCCCACCGGGAGCCGCCGCAGGAAGAGGCCCGTCCAGAGGGGGAAGCCTCCCTACAGCTACATCGCCCTCATCGCCATGGCCATCGCCAACTCTCCCGAGAGGAAGCTCACCCTGGGGGGCATTTACAAGTTCATCATGGAGCGCTTTCCTTTCTACCGGGAGAACTCCAAGAAGTGGCAGAACTCCATCCGCCACAACCTCACCCTCAACGACTGCTTCGTGAAGATCCCGCGGGAGCCCGGCAGACCGGGTAAAGGCAACTACTGGACCCTGGACCCGGCCGCCGAGGACATGTTCGACAACGGGAGCttcctgaggaggaggaagaggttcAAGCGCACAGACGTGAGCACCTACCCGGGCTACATGCAGAGCTCCAGCGCGTTCACCCCGACCCCCATGGGCAGGCCCTCGTACCCCAACACCCTGTACGCCGGGATAGGCTCCGGGTACGGCTCCCAGCTGACCGCCACATCCCCGCATCCGGCCATGCTGCATCACTACCAGACCTCCGCCGGGGTCGGCCAAGGACAGCCGCGCATGTTCAGCATCGACAACATCATCAGCCAGCAGACGGTGGTGCAGGGAGGCCCGGGGGGAGAGCTCAACTCCCAGGCGCTGGGGCTGGGCGGAGGCGACCTGGGCACCATGACCTCCAGCTGCTCGGTCACCGGCACCGACCCGTCTGCGTGCTTCCAGAGCCAGACCGTGAACCCCTCGGCGAACATGCTGAGCAGGAGCAGCGGGAACCTGTCATCCAACCTGGCCGCCGGGTACCCGTACTCGTCCTCGGCCTCTCCCCCGAGCCTGCCCGCCATGACCCAGTCCGGGTTCTCTCCGGGGAGCTCGCAGGTGTACTGCAACGGGAACCGGCTGTCCCTGCCGGCGCTGCGCCCGGGCTCCTGCGCCGAGCACACGGAGCAGCTGCTGGGCCTCTCCGGCCCCATGAACTCCTACAACAACACCTACATGAGACAGGCCAACTTTGCGTCGGGACTGGAGCGGTATATGTGA
- the sac3d1 gene encoding SAC3 domain-containing protein 1 isoform X2 has protein sequence MNRRRAPRRISHSQRRDAPAGGGYCRQGSQEQWRGQDKAQVREVEEDERCQQQGKETVPRGACQTMCPARELRDREAQNRLHRFEIVAGMEKVRRPRGDPLRAVKEYSRPAAGKDSTNPNDLRPPAVLLKTVCYLIDDIAASPHLHPWTEVYSFVFDRLRGVKQDMIIQRVSGMHCVAILERTVRFLIYASYQLCGEPLRLYDPRINDTHLQENLSWLLDCYATGTGSHPNQEEFQALGLLYNLGSARASQHIMELPERLRSSPPVTLALSINRAFLERNPVRLLRLARRLNFMQSCALHRHLVACRRDLLLIYSHGHNSRNCRFPLDTLAQLLSLDTSPAARLCQTYGLEVNRDNQVVFSKAGFAEPTQGDLHCNLYHNIVAEKQRDLTIKNIIHGCA, from the exons ATGAACCGGAGGAGAGCGCCTCGACGCAT CTCTCATTCTCAGAGGAGAGATgcaccagcaggaggaggatacTGTAGGCAGGGGAGTCAAGAGCAATGGCGAGGCCAAGACAAGGCACAggtgagagaggtggaggaggatgagaggtgTCAGCAGCAAGGGAAAGAGACGGTGCCACGCGGGGCCTGTCAGACCATGTGCCCTGCTCGCGAGCTGCGGGACCGCGAGGCACAGAACCGCCTTCACCGTTTCGAGATCGTCGCGGGCATGGAAAAAGTTCGAAGGCCCAGGGGAGACCCTTTGCGTGCGGTAAAAGAGTATTCCAGACCAGCAGCTGGGAAAGACTCGACGAACCCCAATGACCTCCGTCCACCTGCTGTGTTACTGAAAACTGTTTGTTACCTCATTGATGACATCGCCGCCTCCCCTCACCTGCATCCTTGGACTGAG GTGTACAGCTTCGTCTTTGATCGACTGCGTGGAGTGAAGCAGGACATGATCATCCAGAGGGTGTCTGGGATGCACTGTGTGGCCATTTTGGAGCGGACGGTGCGGTTCCTCATCTACGCCTCCTATCAGCTTTGTGGTGAGCCCCTGCGGCTGTACGACCCGCGAATCAACGACACACACCTACAAGAGAACCTGAGCTGGCTGTTGGATTGCTACGCAACCGGAACAGGATCCCATCCTAACCAGGAAGAGTTCCAGGCTCTTGGTCTCCTATACAACTTGG GTTCAGCTCGTGCCTCCCAGCACATCATGGAGCTCCCTGAGCGACTCCGCAGCTCCCCTCCCGTCACACTCGCTCTGTCCATCAACAGAGCTTTCCTAGAGAGAAACCCCGTACGTTTGCTCCGATTGGCTCGGAGGTTGAACTTTATGCAGAGCTGTGCTTTACACCGTCACCTGGTGGCCTGCCGCAGAGATTTGCTCCTAATATACAGCCACGGACACAACAGCCGCAACTGTCGCTTTCCTCTTGACACACTTGCGCAGCTCTTGTCCTTGGACACATCGCCCGCAGCCCGACTCTGTCAGACGTACGGACTGGAGGTGAACCGGGACAACCAAGTGGTTTTCTCCAAAGCTGGGTTCGCAGAGCCTACACAAGGGGACCTGCACTGCAATCTGTATCACAACATAGTTgctgagaaacaaagagacCTCACCATCAAGAACATTATTCATGGTTGTGCTTGA
- the haus8 gene encoding HAUS augmin-like complex subunit 8 translates to MASRRKTTVPSTLKSVSTDAKSSKSGSNANKANSNGAGKKSVKPTGTIVKSRYMQAAEKTSLSKSNSLTNESIAAPPRPSSPKPSGVKPKVGTPPRRTMAPQALAASRMSSDTEPSLLGRSILQSTFSDGHFHRPDFDISVIKEKTVIEKAGEPERNPENDKRLIEMNTFLLAYLTAKMESNTMKLKAEAEARILQEMEEEEALHNEVQEKKRQHLLMEKERLVNEMLDLQIAALTPVAEAAKQFTKDYKCFATAVDTTRHELPVKNFYIDGDRKEFLDKAEACLRESEKLLVECTEGDYKDNSTCLECLRDMKMASKDISQQVSGAFSELLAMSSLVCRHTIQVQQSAEEERLGAARTQELYCPKQ, encoded by the exons ATGGCGTCGAGACGAAAAACAACAGTGCCAAGTACTTTAAAAAGTGTCTCGACTGACGCTAAAAG ctcgAAAAGTGGGAGCAATGCTAATAAAGCGAACAGCAATGGAGCTGGGAAGAAAAGTGTCAAAC CAACTGGGACTATTGTCAAGTCTCGCTATATGCAGGCTGCTGAGAAGACATCTCTTTCAAAG AGTAACTCGCTGACAAATGAGTCTATTGCTGCACCGCCGCGGCCTTCCTCACCTAAACCCAGTGGTGTCAAACCAAAGGTGGGCACTCCACCAAGACGTACAATGGCACCACAGGCTCTGGCAGCAT CAAGGATGTCAAGTGACACTGAACCTTCACTGCTTGGGAGAAGTATTCTACAGTCCACTTTCTCAGATGGACACTTCCATCGACCagattttgatatttcagtTATTAAAG aaaaaacagtgattgaAAAAGCAGGTGAACCTGAGAGAAATCCAGAGAATGACAAGAGGCTAATTGAGATGAATACATTCCTTCTGGCCTACCTCACAGCTAAA aTGGAGAGCAATACTATGAAGCTCAAGGCCGAGGCTGAAGCGAGGATCctgcaggagatggaggaagaagaggcgtTGCATAATGAGGTTCAGGAGAAGAAGCGCCAACACCTCCTCATGGAGAAGGAAAGGCTAGTGAATGAGATGCTGGATTTGCAG attgcGGCACTGACCCCTGTGGCTGAAGCTGCCAAGCAGTTCACAAAGGACTACAAGTGTTTTGCCACAGCTGTTGACACCACCCGACATGAGCTGCCTGTCAAGAATTTCTACAttgatggagacagaaaggaATTTCTAG ATAAAGCTGAGGCTTGCCTGAGGGAGAGTGAGAAGTTGCTGGTGGAGTGCACAGAGGGCGATTATAAAGACAACAGCACCTGTCTCGAGTGCCTAAGGGACATGAAAATGGCATCAAAGGACATCAGTCAGCAAGTATCGGG GGCATTTTCAGAGCTGCTGGCGATGTCATCGTTGGTCTGCCGCCACACAATCCAAGTCCAGCAGTCCGCAGAGGAAGAACGACTTGGTGCTGCCAGAACCCAAGAGCTCTATTGCCCCAAACAGTGA
- the sac3d1 gene encoding SAC3 domain-containing protein 1 isoform X1 has translation MNRRRAPRRISSHSQRRDAPAGGGYCRQGSQEQWRGQDKAQVREVEEDERCQQQGKETVPRGACQTMCPARELRDREAQNRLHRFEIVAGMEKVRRPRGDPLRAVKEYSRPAAGKDSTNPNDLRPPAVLLKTVCYLIDDIAASPHLHPWTEVYSFVFDRLRGVKQDMIIQRVSGMHCVAILERTVRFLIYASYQLCGEPLRLYDPRINDTHLQENLSWLLDCYATGTGSHPNQEEFQALGLLYNLGSARASQHIMELPERLRSSPPVTLALSINRAFLERNPVRLLRLARRLNFMQSCALHRHLVACRRDLLLIYSHGHNSRNCRFPLDTLAQLLSLDTSPAARLCQTYGLEVNRDNQVVFSKAGFAEPTQGDLHCNLYHNIVAEKQRDLTIKNIIHGCA, from the exons ATGAACCGGAGGAGAGCGCCTCGACGCAT CAGCTCTCATTCTCAGAGGAGAGATgcaccagcaggaggaggatacTGTAGGCAGGGGAGTCAAGAGCAATGGCGAGGCCAAGACAAGGCACAggtgagagaggtggaggaggatgagaggtgTCAGCAGCAAGGGAAAGAGACGGTGCCACGCGGGGCCTGTCAGACCATGTGCCCTGCTCGCGAGCTGCGGGACCGCGAGGCACAGAACCGCCTTCACCGTTTCGAGATCGTCGCGGGCATGGAAAAAGTTCGAAGGCCCAGGGGAGACCCTTTGCGTGCGGTAAAAGAGTATTCCAGACCAGCAGCTGGGAAAGACTCGACGAACCCCAATGACCTCCGTCCACCTGCTGTGTTACTGAAAACTGTTTGTTACCTCATTGATGACATCGCCGCCTCCCCTCACCTGCATCCTTGGACTGAG GTGTACAGCTTCGTCTTTGATCGACTGCGTGGAGTGAAGCAGGACATGATCATCCAGAGGGTGTCTGGGATGCACTGTGTGGCCATTTTGGAGCGGACGGTGCGGTTCCTCATCTACGCCTCCTATCAGCTTTGTGGTGAGCCCCTGCGGCTGTACGACCCGCGAATCAACGACACACACCTACAAGAGAACCTGAGCTGGCTGTTGGATTGCTACGCAACCGGAACAGGATCCCATCCTAACCAGGAAGAGTTCCAGGCTCTTGGTCTCCTATACAACTTGG GTTCAGCTCGTGCCTCCCAGCACATCATGGAGCTCCCTGAGCGACTCCGCAGCTCCCCTCCCGTCACACTCGCTCTGTCCATCAACAGAGCTTTCCTAGAGAGAAACCCCGTACGTTTGCTCCGATTGGCTCGGAGGTTGAACTTTATGCAGAGCTGTGCTTTACACCGTCACCTGGTGGCCTGCCGCAGAGATTTGCTCCTAATATACAGCCACGGACACAACAGCCGCAACTGTCGCTTTCCTCTTGACACACTTGCGCAGCTCTTGTCCTTGGACACATCGCCCGCAGCCCGACTCTGTCAGACGTACGGACTGGAGGTGAACCGGGACAACCAAGTGGTTTTCTCCAAAGCTGGGTTCGCAGAGCCTACACAAGGGGACCTGCACTGCAATCTGTATCACAACATAGTTgctgagaaacaaagagacCTCACCATCAAGAACATTATTCATGGTTGTGCTTGA